The nucleotide window ACTCCAACCCGTTCCCGCCGGGCCAAATGGAAGCTGGCGACGAGCGGACGCTGCTCGTCGCCTCGCCAGAGGAGGAGTTGCTCGCGCACATCGCGGCCGACCTGCAGGAGGATCCAGAGCTAAACATCGGTGAGATGCCCTTTACCGTCGAGGACTTCTCGCCGCTCGCGCCCGACGTGGGCGAACCCGGGACGCGGGGGACGCTCTCGACCGGAACGGGTGTACTCGTTCGGATCCCGCCGTGGCGGTTCGACGAGTACGGAATCGACAGCGATCACGACGAAGCGGAGTTCTGGCGCCCGGAGCACAGTATGGAGCCGTTCCGCAACCAGATCGAGGCGAATCTGGACCAGAAACACAATCTGTTCTGTCCGGAGTATCTGCCCGGTCCGTCGGAGACCGAGGGCGAGTTGTTC belongs to Halococcoides cellulosivorans and includes:
- the cas6 gene encoding CRISPR-associated endoribonuclease Cas6 — encoded protein: MRVLVRLRARRDAAYDNAYHHKLRGRLWGALEGTEFDAVHDENRPKPFTYSNPFPPGQMEAGDERTLLVASPEEELLAHIAADLQEDPELNIGEMPFTVEDFSPLAPDVGEPGTRGTLSTGTGVLVRIPPWRFDEYGIDSDHDEAEFWRPEHSMEPFRNQIEANLDQKHNLFCPEYLPGPSETEGELFDGYELLKTFAIPVTPTTGVTETWVLSKWKFDYTVRDDDHRRHLNLLLDVGIGERNSLGFGFVNVQQ